GCTGGTCTGGACATATCCAGTTCCTAGTCAACCAAGGAGCAAAGCCAAGTGCCACAGAATTACAGAAAGTTCAATATTATTCGTAACAGAAACAACTCCAACATGAACTActaattaaaaccaaaaaaaaacaacatactGCCTTGACCATATCCTTGTAATCAATCAAACCCAAGGCTCTTCCTTATCTCCAAAACCAACTCGTGGACCTTTCCAGGTTCTGCAAGAGACTTGGCTACACTCTCTTTTTTCAGGCACCTGTTAGCCCATGCAATGATCTTGGGGCATTGAGCTTCGATGCTGAAGTTTCCGATGGTCTCATAAGTAGAAAACCCGCAACAGAAAGGAAGAAAGGCAATATCCACATACCCCAGAGTCTGACCTCCAAAATAAGGCTTCTCTCCTAGTTCTCCCTCCAATAACTCAAGGCATTCAAAGAAACCCTTCTTTGCCGCCTCCAGTTCTTCTCCTTTTGTTGTCCATATCTTCCTAGAAAGATCATGTATCTGGAGATTCACAGCACTTcatcacaaaaataatatagCAGAACACAAAACCTAATTAGACGTCCACAACCAATGTCCTTAAGGATATTTACCCACATAAAATTACTATCCACCAGGATTCAATAGGTTCTTCCTCGAAAGGAGGGATGCAAAAACAACAAGGAAAATACCAGCTAGAAAATCCAGTAAGTTTAAGTGTTTTAAGTTCAGtgatattttgtgtttttctaacatgggatgtaaaaatatttttatttctgataagaaataaaaacattttgaaataatCTCTGAAAACGCTttccaatataaaataaaaacattttgaaatgaCCTCAAAGAATTCATTTTTACAGCACAAAAATGATATTACAgtaaaaacatatcaacaaaatcataaaaggtgtgtgtatatatatatatccatacctttttatcaataaaatcagCCCAGAACATGGACTGAGCTCTTTCATAAGGATCAGAAGGTAGCAAAGGAGCCTTGTCCCTCCACACATCATCAATATACTGAACAATAATAAGGGACTCGCAAACTGGTTTTCCTCTGTGGACGAGAACTGGAATCTTCTTGTAGACTGGGTTCATCTGAAGAAGCAATGCACTCTTGTCCCTCAAGTCCTGTTCACTGTACTCATACTTGACTCCCTTCTCTGCCAGTGCTATTCTGACTCTCATGCCAAAAGGGCTTGCCCAGAAATCCAGCAGTGTCACCTCATCAGCCATTGTTGTTGTGAAAAGGAGTAAAACTGAATCACAGATAGTTTTTTCTCGCCTTTCAGAATGGCTGTGCTCTTGACAGTGGAGAGTAGAAATCTTTATAGCATATCATTTTCATGTTTGTTCCTTTCTATGTCTTCAACTGCATCACACCAACCGGTCAATGATTCCCGAAATCTCAGAGTTAATTACCCTGGAAAAATGagataattattcataaatttgagaaattatCACCGGAATTCATATTATGTAcgatcaatatatattttattagggGGATTGTGTAGGGAAAGTAAAATATATGATAACGAGAGtatgtttgttattattattcaaattaaGCAATAATCTTGCCAACAAACCTTTTCAGTTTTTGCCAGAAGAAAACTTACGATAGCTTTGGTAATTTCAAGTCAATTTACATACGATTTGTTTTTGCCATGGTTCCATATGTCAGTGTCATGGGAAGCTCGATCGAATGTGGAAACCACCAAATCTGGGCTCgaaacttcaaaaaagaaaaaaaaacttgcaatcaTTTTCTTATGAACATCAAATTATTGTCATTTTCCTGAGAATTTACAATTCACAGTTTTGTCTTCGAATCTCAAGTCAAATCcgtttaattaatcaaagtttataaaacaatatcaaatcCATTCTATTTGAATTAGCTAAGTAGCCAAGTTGATCCAGAGAAgtaccaaaaaagaaagaaaaaaagaaagagaggaatAGAATTTTTTAGTAGGCTTTTGAGGGCTGGTTATTTCTTCTTCGGCGTTTTGAAAGTGTGTGCTTTTTATTGAGTATATACTATTAACATGTACTCAATCTTTGGGagtttagttattattatttttaaaaattatttttaaaattaacgtattaaaacaatctaaaatatataaaaaaattcattttttttttaaaaaagttaaattgttgTGCAACGCAATTAACATTATGTTTCCAAAGGGTGCCTAAAACATTGTTTCGTACTGTGTTTATActagaattttaataaaatttaaatttattattttaaaaaattattgtggcgaattaattaaataagtgGAAAATGTACTGTGCTAGTGCCCAGTGGGCAATTGGATACCACATCGCATTTTCATGTTTGTGCCTTTCTATGTCTTCAACTGATCATCACACCAACCAGTCAATGACTCCTGAAAAATAGACAAGGAAATCTCAGAGTTAGTTACCCCTCACAAAATGaatgaaataattattcataaatatgAGAAATTATAATCGGAAATTACGAGTTGAGAGTTTTAACATGCTAAATCGGACTTAACTCgtgtaaaatcaataaaattaataaaatttgatctgattttatgagtttattaaatttaatgatatgaatttaaattatgtttaaatTGATCTTAAAATGTCTGCTAATTAGTTTTGTGAgattaaacatatttttgaaatcgtacattagataaaattaaaattttacaaggaaatattatatataaaaaaatatattgtagtAAATTTTCAGGTCAAATAGAGATaagaaacataatattttacaaTTTAGTGATTTATTAAACTCATCTTTTAATAAGTCTGATAGACTTAAATCTTTTGGGCTCGATCAAGTGTTGAGCCTAGATATTGGGTATAACAATCTGTTAGGCCCAGTTCTTTTAGGTTTAGCTAAACGCTATTTCCAAATCATGTATCAGTCTAATAATATGTTAGACTCGGCTTTTCTAGGCTCAAtaattcaagtttataaaattttattttctcctaTGATCAAGTAAaggatatttttctttgatcttttctcTTTGacaaagaaggtgatgagttaTAAAGAccaattgaaatttttagaaAGGGAGGTtcttcataatatatttattttcaaagtttatttttaaaatattattgtatttttttaaaaaatatttatttaaacatcATAAAATCCTTAAATTCACTAGAAAAGATTTTTGGTAGATACTAGATCCTAGTTACCAAACCATTTTAGGTGCCGTtttgtttgctgaaaagtagttttctggaaagtgaattctggggaaagtgaattctggagaagtattttccgatgtttgatagtgtaatgaaaaataagttgaaaaacactttccagtatttggtcatgtcatggaaaatgagctggaaataacttattaatattttattttttctcaagtttattaaaataataaggaacaaatcttacaaattaaaaagttgaatgagaatgaaattgaaaaaaaaatataatttcataaattatctcaaataaaataaataataatcaaaaataatagagatcaaatctaaaaaattaaaaaaacaaatgaatgatgaagaaatgaaaataataataatcaatatttcattaaattatttcaaataaaataagtaataatcaaaagaatgaggaccaaatttgataaataaaaaatttcaataaaaaaatgataaggaaaaagcaaatagaattataaaaataaggaccaaagttaatataaaaataaaattttaagagataaaattgaaaataaatatttaaaaatatatatatataacaatcaaagtttgaggattaaatttgatataatcagtaaataatgatatttctaaatttttcacaatttcttggaaagtgttttccccctaaatttttttaggaaaacactttcctgaaaaccaagccaaatttttccttttattggaaagtgtttttcattgaccaattTTCCTAAtggcaaaacaaacacaaaaaattttagaaagtgATTTTCTAGAAACCACTTtttcggaaaacaaacacagttaaagggaaaaacactttcctgaaaaccaagccaaatttttctttgactaaaagtgtttttcattgactccgttgaccggaaagtgttttatgttgaccaattttttttaatgtcaaacaaacataggaaagtttggaaaatagtttcttgaaaactattttccaggaaacaaacatTATCTTAgttaaagaaattgaattaaattgtctaaatcatgaaattaataaattattctatatataaaatttgttttcaagCTATTTGAATTTGCTGAGATATCATCAAATTGGAAATCAAAAATCGAGGTTGTTGTCCTtggatttgaaactttttcagGTTTTGCATGAAGAAAACTAAGGATAGCTTTGGTaatttcaagtcaatttaaATACGATTTGTTTTTGCCATGGGTCCATCTGTCAGTGTCACGGGAAGCTCGGATATTGGAAACCACCAAAATACGGGCTCGAaactttttttgaaataaacttgcaatcatttttcttgaaaacatcaaattattgtcATTTTCTTGAGAAATGACTACTCACGTGTCAACGACCCTATTCTTGTCTACCTTGGAAATATGTCTAGTTTTTTAGAGCATCTTCCGACTCTAGCacagtaaaaattaaaatttagtaaaataatacatcaatgaaaacatttttaaaaaataacatggaaAGTTGTAGATGGTAATGTATTCATGACTTGTGAGctgtaaatataatttataataaaaagaaaaagaaaaaaaaacaagaacataacaaaaaaaaaaaccaaatatctaataataacattattaatattattattaaaaacaaattaataaaaaaaacaataccagAGAACATCAACAATAATTACTAGAATGGGCTCCAAAAGCTACCCAAAGCAAACAAACACTAACATTGAGGTGACCGTGCATCAGACTCTGATACTTAAAAAGGAGTTCTTGATGTAGCCAAAGAAGAGTTTACGGAGAACAGTACTAGAACACTGTGTAGCATAACGAAGCCTATGATAATTAATGTGCTTCCTGATGCAAATCAGGAGGAGACAGAGGAAGGAACCTTGTAACACACAAAGACTACTGGAAGACATAAACATGGGAAACCAAGGAACCGTGAAAGCTTACTAGCTGTAGTTATTATTTCTTAGTCTAGCTGtagttattattttagttaGCTGGCAGTTTCCTAGTTAGACTAGGATTAGAGTTCAATTACGTATTAGattataattcattaaatagAGGGTATTTAAGAGGGGAACATAACATAAGAAACGACAGTTTTTGTAATCAAGCAATTTGCTATTCTTAAATACAAATTCAGGAGTGATTCCTCTACAGAGAGATTCTGCATTAGTTCATTGTTTTCATTGTAAGCAACTAGAGGTTGCAGCAGAGAGCAATTACAccaaattggtatcagagcggTTCATGACTGTAACCCGGAGTGGTAATTCCTATCCAATGTCAAACAGCTCAGCCCCTACTAATTCCCCATGCGGACATACAAACTTACAACAACAAATCATCCATATCACCACTATGTTAGAACAACTTGCTAACCGAATGGATGCTGTGGATGAACGTAGAGCAAGGTCTCCCAATAGAAGGGGGCGTGGACAATTTCGTGAAGAGGCACCAAGGGAAAATCTGGACGCTGAATATAGAGATGTTGAACCCCAACACCACCGACTACAACATCACAGAGAAGAGGTTCCACAGCACCTGCACCATAATAGAGAAGAACTTCCACGACACCGTAACAGGCGAGGACTGGAGACTCAACCAATCGATGAACTCACCAAGCGAATGAAGGTGGATGTGCCTGACTTCTATGGAAAACTGGAATCACATGCTTTCGAAGATTGGCTAATTACCATTGAAGACTACTTTGATTGGTTTGATGTATCGGAAGACCGAAAAGTCCGGTATATCAGGATGAAATTAAAGGGACATGCTCGTGTCTGGTGGGGAAGCGTAGAAGAACAACTGCGACGAACTCAACGCCCACCAATCTCAAACTGGGAGGAGATGAAGGAACGATTGAAAGAGAAATATTTACCAATTGATTATGAACAAATGATGTTTGAAGAAATGCTGCAACTAAGGCAAGGGGCCTTAATAGTAGATCAATATACAGATAGGTTCCATGAATTGACGGTTCGTAGCAGGATTACAGAGACCGATCAACAGACACTAGCCCGATATCGCAATGGCCTACGTAGGGAACTATACAAAGAAATGCTAATCGCAAGACTCATCACGGTGGAAGAAGCATACCAACTAGCACTGCGTATTGAGAAACAATTAGGGATCACAACCGGAAAGAAAGTCATGCCAATGGAGGGAAAACCATGACATTCGACAAACTTTTCCATCCAAAAACCGCACTTACCATATGACAGATCAAGTGGCTCAATACTGGGAGAACAAAGAGGAAAAGCAAAGGTTACAAGTGATGGTCCACAGTGCTACAAATGCAAAGGATTCGGATACTATGCTGTGGTGTGCCCCACCAGAGATAAGAAGCTTGCCTTTATATGTGAAAAAGAGCTAACAGTAATGGGGGAGGCGGAAGGAGAGAAAATTGAAGACCTTGCAACTGAGAAGGAGGAACACCTGGACGCTTCTGATCTTCCAAGCTGTGTTATTCATCGAATATTAACAGGAAATAAAACTGAACTCAGAACAAATCAGGACTGGTTGCGCAccaacatcttccatacgcgacTAGAACATGGGGGCAGAGCACTCAATGTGATAATCGATAACGGCAGTGGTATGAATGTAATCTCTGAAACCGCAGTAGAACGACTACATTTGAAGACCGAGACACACCCATCTCCCTACCGAATAAGTTGGGTTAATGAACACAACTCAGTCTTAGTCAAACACCGTTGCCTAGTACAGTTCTCATTAGAAAGAGAGTATGTAGATGAAGCATGGTGCGATATCATTCCAATGACCGTCTGCCACATGTTATTGGGACGCCCATGGCTTTACGACAGAAGAGTCTCTTATAATGGTTACACCAATACCTACTCTTTCCAGTTTAAAGGCAATAGGCTAGTCTTAGTCCCACTACCGATTGTAGAATTTGAAACAACACAAAAACAGGTGCCAGTATTAAATATGAGGCAGTTCTCTCAAGCTGTCAATGGCGAACAAATGTTGTTGTTTGTAGTAAGGCGTGAAGTGAAACAAACTGATGGCCTAGTGCCCAAGGAGCTAGCATCCATACTGAAAAAATTCCAAGACATCATGCCAGATGAGATGCCCCACCAACTGCCACCAATGCGGGATGTACAACACACAATTGATCTCATCCCAGGGTCATCTTTACCCAATTTACCCCATTACAGGATGAGCCCTGCGGAGAATGAGGAGCTCAACTGACAGGTCCAGCAGCTAATGGACAGAGGATTCATCCGAGAGAGCCTTAGTCCCTGCGCAGTTCCAGTACTGCTCACACCAAAAAAAGATGGAAgctggaggatgtgtgttgacaGTCGAGCAATTAGTAAAATAACAGTCAAATACCGATTCCCAATCCCCTGGCTGGATGACATGTTGGACTTACTAAACGGCGCCTCTATTTTTACCAAAATTGATCTACGTAGCGGATATCATCAAATTCGCATTCGTCCTGGAGACGAATGGAAGACAGCATTCAAAACAAAAGAGGGGCTATTTGAATGGCTAGTCATGCCCTTCGGATTAACCAATGCACCAAGCACCTTAATGCGTGTTATGACACAAATTCTCAAACCATTCCTGGGAAAATGTGTTGTGGTATACTTTGATGATATCTTAATTTTCAGCAACTGTTTGCAGGATCACTTAGCACATGTGGAGCAAGTCTTAACAACATTACAAGCAGAGCAACTCTATATTAATCATGCCAAATGTTCATTCCTGAAGAAGAAAGTCTATTTTCTAGGCTTTATCATTTCCAGCAAAGGTGTTGAAGTGGATCCCGCAAAAATACAAGCCATTCAGAATTGGCCAACACCTCAAAATGTCTCTGAGGTCCGTAGCTTTCATGGCCTAGCTACATTTTATTGACGTTTTATCCGTAATTTCAGCACTATCATGGCCCCAATAACCGAATGCCTAAAGGGTACCAATTTCAAATGGACAACAGCAGCAAACAAAGCCTTTGCTGACATCAAGGATAAGCTAGGGAATGCACCAGTACTAAGACTCCCTGATTTCTCCAAACTCTTTGAAGTCGCCTGTGATGCTTCACATATAGGaatcgggggggggggggttctaAGTCAAGAAGGACATCCAATCGCTTTTTACAGCGAAAAGCTCAATGATACTCGTCAGAGATATTCAACATACGACATGGAATTTTATACCTTGATTCAGACAATTAAACATTGGCGTCCTTACCTGATCCATAGAGAATTTATCCTTTACACAAATCATGACTCTTTGAAACACCTTGGCTCTCAAAGCAAACTCAACCCAAGGCATTCTCGTTGGACAACATATCTGCAACAATTTGATTTCATCATCAAACACAAAGCAGGGACAGAAAACAAAGTGGCAGATGCACTAAGTCGACGACCCCACCTGCTACAAATGTTCTCAGCTCATACTACTGGCTTCGAAGAAATTAAGACTCAATACACTGATGACAATGATTTTTGCACAATATGGAGCAATTTACAAGCCAAAATCACGATCACTGGAGGAGACTATTCACTGAAGGATGATTACTTATTTTGTGGTACTAAGCTCTGCATCCCCAAAGGCTCACTACGTGACTTCATCATAACCGAACTCCATAGTGGTGGATGGGCCGGACATTTTGGCTATGACAAGACATTTGCCATAGTTGCTGATCGGTTCTACTGGCCTCGAATGCGTAAAGATGTGCACAAAGTGGTTGATAGGTGCAGGATTTGTCAACTAAACAAAGGAACCAAAAACCAAGCCGGACTCTACACACCCCTCCCAATCCCAGACCACCCATGACAGCATATTAGCGTGGATTTTGTTCTCGGATTGCCCAGGACTGTGCGACAAAATGATTTAGTTATGGTAGTAGTTGATAGATTCTAAAAAATGGCTCATTTCATCCCCTGCAACAAGACCTTTGATGCATCCAAAGTAGCAGTTTTATTCTTACAAGAGGTGATCAGACTACATGGTGTACCCCTCTCCATTGTGTCTGACAGAGATGTCAAATTTGTTAGCTATTTTTGGAAGACTTTATGGTCCAAAATGGAGACAAAGTTAAAGTTTTCCAGCGCATTCCACCCGCAGACAGATGGCCAGACTGAAGTCCTCAACAGAAGTTTGGGAAACCTGCTACGTTGCCTCATTGCAGATCATGCAACCAGCTGGGACCTTGTGCTCCCACAAGCAGAGTTTGCTATTAATAATTCTGTTAATAAATCTACAGGACACACACCATTTGAAGCAGTATATGGGAGACGACCCTACACCCCCATGGATCTCAAACCACTACCCTTGCCTCCAAGACCAAGTGAAGCTGGCTTGGATTTTTCAGAATACATAAGAGATGTTCATATAGAGGTCAAAAGACGCCTGCCACTTAATACTGAAGCATACGCCGCCTCTGCCAATGTTAGGTGCAAGGACAGACAATTTCACAGTGGTGACATGGTGCTGGTTCGTCTCAAACCAGAAAGATTTCCTTCAGGAAGTTTCTCTAAACTACACGCACGTCGTGCGGGTCCTTTTCGTATTATTAAGAAATTAGGCAACAATGCCTATGTCATAGACCTACCTTCTGAATTTGGCATTAGTCCAGTTTTCAACATTGAAGACATTACTGCCTTTAAAAGTGATGAAGATGTTTCAAGTCATACTTCCAGAACAGAGGAAATGCCAGCGTACCTCCCTAAAGTCTCTACAACCACCACACCACAAGAGGACATTGCCTCAATCATGGATCACCAGTTCGTTTCTACGCATCGCGGGGGATATTACAAATTTTTGGTCCACTGGCGACATCGACCCCTATCCGACTCTGCATGGGTCAAAGGTACTGAGCTTCAGCGTCTGCACCCAGAATTATTTACTGCCTATGTTCACCATAACTTGCCAGAGTCAAGTTCTTCAAAGGAGTTAGCAATTGATGCAAATCAGGAGGAGACAGAGGAAGGAACCTTGTAACACACAAAGACTACTGGAAGACAGAAACATGGGAAACCAAGGAACCGTGAAAGCTTACTAGCTGTAGTTATTATTTCTTAGTCTAGCTGtagttattattttagttaGCTGGCAGTTTCCTAGTTAGACTAGGATTAGAGTTCAATTACGTATTAGattataattcattaaatagAGGGTATTTAAGAGGGGAACATAACATAAGAAACGACAGTTTTTGTAATCAAGCAATTTGCTATTCTTAAATACAAATTCAGGAGTGATTCCTCTACAGAGAGATTCTGCATTAGTTCATTGTTTTCATTGTAAGCAACGAGAGGTTGCAGCAGAGAGCAATTACACCACTTCCCATGAAATTAAAGCTTTGAAACTAATATGTTGTGTTCTTTTTACTctgacaaaaaaaactaaaagttctTAGACTTTACAGCTGCTTCTGCCTTGAAAGCTTGGCATTGTCGGGCGGTACAGAGGAGACTCCAGTTGCAATGTTCATTTGTGTGGCCATTGTTTAATTCCTTTTACATGGGATGCAAAAACAACAAGGAAAATAACAAGAAGTGctgtgaatataaaataaaaatattttgaaataatatctGGGAATTCATTTTTACAGCACATAATTGATATTACTGTAACATAGCAGTAgcaaaggaatatatatatttttcctcaCGCAAGCATAGATGCATGTATCGAAGGGGGGCCAGAGATTTAGCAAGATTAAAGGCATATGTCCATACCTTTTCACAAACTGGTTAGTTTTCCTCTGCTGACGAGAACTGGAATCTTCTTGTAGACTGGGTTCATCTGCAGAAGCAAATCACTCTTTCCGTTGCTCAAGTCCTGTTCACTACACTCATACTTGCCCAGAAATTCAACAGTGTCACCTCATCAGCGATTgttgaagtgaaaaaaaatatggcaaTTAAGATCATAAATAGTAGAAAGCAAGACTTTATAGCAGACTTGCTATCTTCATCTGCAGAGTGTATGTGGTTGTGATAAATCGTGGAATAAGTTGCTAAGCTATAGGCTAATCAAGGATATTAGTAAATAGTATGAACTATACTTTATATTCTTTACTCAAGCTTTAATGTTTTTGCCATgcgtctattttttattaaaaaaaaaagttaaggaatTTAATTACATCTAAAGACATTAAATTTGTCTAGTTTTCATGCAAATAATTTCCATGGATGATAACCTGCAAGTTTTGCTGGAAGAATTAGATTgctaaaattcaaagatttcATATACGAAGTAGAAATGGCTTCTCGACAAGAAAATGAGATTCGGAAGAAAACTATGCgtctatatattattataatagcaATACggtttaaaagttaattttcggttagaaaatatattattattgtattttttattttttaatatcgacatatcaaaataatataaaaacatgtattaaaacaaatttattttatgcaaaaaattaaaattaaaattaaattttaagagaacaTGATTTGCACCGCGTTCCAGATATGCTCCATAGGGTTGCCCTACCTGCAGTGCCTTGAAGTTCGGGTGtttttggtattgcggtaattattgtggttgtggtttgaaaaaaattattttta
This is a stretch of genomic DNA from Populus alba chromosome 11, ASM523922v2, whole genome shotgun sequence. It encodes these proteins:
- the LOC140956097 gene encoding uncharacterized protein, which produces MDAVDERRARSPNRRGRGQFREEAPRENLDAEYRDVEPQHHRLQHHREEVPQHLHHNREELPRHRNRRGLETQPIDELTKRMKVDVPDFYGKLESHAFEDWLITIEDYFDWFDVSEDRKVRYIRMKLKGHARVWWGSVEEQLRRTQRPPISNWEEMKERLKEKYLPIDYEQMMFEEMLQLRQGALIVDQYTDRFHELTVRSRITETDQQTLARYRNGLRRELYKEMLIARLITVEEAYQLALRIEKQLGITTGKKVISSGSILGEQRGKAKVTSDGPQCYKCKGFGYYAVVCPTRDKKLAFICEKELTVMGEAEGEKIEDLATEKEEHLDASDLPSCVIHRILTGNKTELRTNQDWLRTNIFHTRLEHGGRALNVIIDNGSGMNVISETAVERLHLKTETHPSPYRISWVNEHNSVLVKHRCLVQFSLEREYVDEAWCDIIPMTVCHMLLGRPWLYDRRVSYNGYTNTYSFQFKGNRLVLVPLPIVEFETTQKQVPVLNMRQFSQAVNGEQMLLFVVRREVKQTDGLVPKELASILKKFQDIMPDEMPHQLPPMRDVQHTIDLIPGSSLPNLPHYRMSPAENEELN
- the LOC118035708 gene encoding probable glutathione S-transferase — translated: MADEVTLLDFWASPFGMRVRIALAEKGVKYEYSEQDLRDKSALLLQMNPVYKKIPVLVHRGKPVCESLIIVQYIDDVWRDKAPLLPSDPYERAQSMFWADFIDKKIHDLSRKIWTTKGEELEAAKKGFFECLELLEGELGEKPYFGGQTLGYVDIAFLPFCCGFSTYETIGNFSIEAQCPKIIAWANRCLKKESVAKSLAEPGKVHELVLEIRKSLGFD